A genomic window from Lycium barbarum isolate Lr01 chromosome 4, ASM1917538v2, whole genome shotgun sequence includes:
- the LOC132635628 gene encoding tyramine N-feruloyltransferase 4/11-like — protein MAAAPQPPTLSETITTNSSSENNVTINETIYARVRLAEKADVHHIYQLFYQIHAYHNNTHLYKATESSLADLLFKENPLPLYYGPTVLLLEVSPTPFTESNHTTNQGFKPVLTTFDLKFPVVEGEAEEFRSKYDDGNDKHDVFIAGYAFFYANYSCFYDKPGFFFESLYFRESYRKVGLGRLLFRTVASIAANKGFLSVEGITAVWNKKPYDFQINMGVEMLDEFRYGKLHGEALQKYADKEKSDAGGC, from the coding sequence ATGGCTGCTGCTCCTCAACCACCAACTTTATCTGAAACAATAACCACCAACTCGTCATCGGAAAACAACGTTACGATCAACGAAACGATCTACGCAAGAGTCCGTCTCGCTGAGAAAGCTGACGTTCACCATATATATCAACTGTTTTACCAAATCCATGCATACCATAACAACACTCACTTATACAAAGCTACTGAATCCTCCTTAGCGGACTTGCTCTTTAAAGAAAACCCTCTTCCCCTGTACTACGGTCCAACCGTGCTTCTACTCGAAGTCTCACCAACCCCTTTTACCGAATCCAATCATACCACGAACCAAGGGTTCAAGCCCGTCCTTACAACGTTCGACCTTAAATTCCCCGTCGTTGAAGGAGAGGCGGAGGAATTCAGGTCCAAATATGATGACGGCAACGATAAACATGATGTTTTTATAGCGGGATATGctttcttttacgcaaattattcgTGCTTCTATGATAAACCTGGGTTCTTTTTCGAGAGTCTTTACTTCAGGGAAAGTTATCGTAAGGTGGGATTGGGAAGACTGTTGTTTCGAACTGTTGCGTCCATTGCGGCGAACAAGGGGTTCCTTTCGGTGGAGGGAATAACTGCAGTTTGGAATAAGAAGCCTTACGATTTTCAAATAAATATGGGAGTTGAAATGCTTGATGAGTTCAGGTATGGGAAGTTGCACGGTGAAGCTCTTCAAAAGTATGCTGATAAGGAGAAAAGTGATGCAGGGGGCTGTTAG